Within bacterium, the genomic segment TAGCTTTGGCACCCCACTTTATCGCCATCGCCAGCTCTCGCAAACCATAAGCACCAGTTTTCAGGGTAATTCTCTTGAATCCTATCTTGCGTAGTCGCTCTACCTCAGCATAGAATTCTTCCTCTCCGATAAAACCAAGTCGGCTGTGACGCTCAAACTCCTTAATCGCCTTATCCCTGAATGCCGCTTGAATTATCGGGTCTGATGGGTCAGGGGTAACAATGTATCCCCGTTTTTGTAATTCCTGTGCCCGTTCTAAACTCTTTACCTTGATTTCACCACCAATACACTTGGCACCCTGTCCCCATTTAAGTTCAATCGTCTCAAGCCCATGTTTTTTATGGACATACTCAGCTACCCCCAGTCGGGTATCTTCTACATTCATCTGAACCAATATCTCGCCATAGCCTCGATGATAGCGTTTGTAGGTTTCAATTCGTCTATCCATATCCGGTGCATTAACAATCTTCTTATTGGCATCTAATTCCAATTGTGGGTCAATACCACAAACATTTTCTCCACAAACTAATGTTACGCCACTGATAGCGGCGCCAACCGCAAAGTGTTCCCAATTACGACGGGCAATTTCAGTTGAACCAAGTGCCCCTGTAAAAATAGGCACCTGCATCTTAACTTTAATATCCCATCCATATTCGGTCTCTGTATTGACTGCTGGAAAGGTAGCTGTATCCGGGGCTCCAATTACTCCCTCTGGTAATCCTTTAGCACCTAAAGCATAACCCTGAATATTGAGATGTGAGTAATCAACCGGGTAGTTTTTATCACCACCTGCCGTTATTTCACCAAACGGACCTGGATAGATAACCTCTCTGCCACGAAAGCTTGATTTAAACACCTCGCAGTTGCCTCGACAACCATCTATACAGCGGGTACACAAGCCACTCATTGGAACTACACTTCGAGAACGATTGGAAGTTCTGGTGGCATCATTAGCATTTGGTTGTTGTAAATTCATTTCTTAACCTCCTTGTGAGTCAACACCTTATAAAAAAACAAAAAAGGTGTCCTATCTCTTGTTAATTGTTT encodes:
- a CDS encoding FMN-binding glutamate synthase family protein, yielding MNLQQPNANDATRTSNRSRSVVPMSGLCTRCIDGCRGNCEVFKSSFRGREVIYPGPFGEITAGGDKNYPVDYSHLNIQGYALGAKGLPEGVIGAPDTATFPAVNTETEYGWDIKVKMQVPIFTGALGSTEIARRNWEHFAVGAAISGVTLVCGENVCGIDPQLELDANKKIVNAPDMDRRIETYKRYHRGYGEILVQMNVEDTRLGVAEYVHKKHGLETIELKWGQGAKCIGGEIKVKSLERAQELQKRGYIVTPDPSDPIIQAAFRDKAIKEFERHSRLGFIGEEEFYAEVERLRKIGFKRITLKTGAYGLRELAMAIKWGAKAKIDLLTVDGAPGGTGMSPWRMMEEWGMPSLYLHAATYEFCKKLADKGERVPDIAFAGGFSSEDGVFKALALGAPFVKAVCMGRALMIPGMVGKNIAEWIEKDDLPKTVSEFGTTVDEIFVCYEEVTNMLGKDEMKNLPLGALGIYSYSQKIKVGLQQLMAGARCFNINAITRDELMSLTEECTKVTGIPYLMDAYRQEAEKILEG